Proteins encoded in a region of the Frondihabitans sp. 762G35 genome:
- a CDS encoding response regulator transcription factor: MTSTDPTGSPTLRSSSSRPVPVASWNSVGPENPAPRRVRLAILDDHEVLLDSLSSWINVNAYDFDLVLTAHTWLQLVHSDSFPTDLVFLDFQLKEPVSIEARVRTCRAAGAKVVVLSSLDTRESRERALDAGASAFLSKTLPMREVMDAARQVMGVARDNAPQRDWRPLPVGAANQSRPKLSAGEAEAFRLYVSGFSTNEVAQQMNVQYETAKTYLRRVREKYAKANRPASKKAELIRRAAEDGYLQ; encoded by the coding sequence ATGACCAGCACTGACCCGACCGGTAGCCCCACCCTCCGCTCGAGCTCGTCGCGACCCGTCCCGGTCGCCTCCTGGAACTCCGTCGGTCCCGAGAACCCGGCCCCGCGCCGGGTCCGCCTCGCGATCCTCGACGACCACGAGGTGCTGCTCGACAGCCTCTCCAGCTGGATCAACGTCAACGCCTACGACTTCGACCTCGTCCTGACGGCCCACACCTGGCTCCAGCTCGTCCACAGCGACAGCTTCCCCACCGACCTCGTGTTCCTCGACTTCCAGCTCAAGGAGCCCGTGTCGATCGAGGCCCGGGTCCGCACCTGCCGGGCCGCCGGTGCGAAGGTGGTCGTGCTCTCCAGCCTCGACACGCGCGAGTCGCGCGAGCGCGCCCTCGACGCCGGAGCCAGCGCCTTCCTGTCCAAGACTCTCCCGATGCGCGAGGTGATGGACGCCGCGCGCCAGGTCATGGGCGTCGCCCGCGACAACGCCCCGCAGCGCGACTGGCGTCCGCTGCCCGTCGGGGCCGCCAACCAGAGCCGGCCGAAGCTCAGCGCGGGCGAGGCCGAGGCCTTCCGCCTCTACGTGTCGGGTTTCAGCACCAACGAGGTCGCGCAGCAGATGAATGTCCAGTACGAGACCGCGAAGACCTACCTCCGCCGCGTGCGCGAGAAATACGCCAAGGCCAACAGGCCCGCCTCGAAGAAGGCCGAGCTCATCCGGCGCGCGGCCGAAGACGGCTACCTGCAGTGA
- a CDS encoding thymidine kinase: MAKLYFRYGAMNSGKSTALLQAAYNYEERGQHVLLAKPDLDTKGDDRVVSRLGVTRRADVLLAPDVDVIAVFERARDEVRERTGSDVACLLIDEAQFLAPAQVDDLLRIALTSGVPVLAYGIRTDFRTLAFPGSRRLLEVAHSLEELKTICRCGRKAMFNARTIAGRYVFDGDQVAIDGETVTYESLCGACYLEESGGVLA, translated from the coding sequence GTGGCCAAGCTCTACTTCCGCTACGGGGCGATGAACTCCGGCAAGAGCACCGCGCTGCTCCAGGCGGCCTACAACTACGAGGAGCGCGGCCAGCACGTCCTGCTCGCCAAGCCCGACCTCGACACGAAGGGCGACGACCGCGTGGTCTCGCGTCTCGGGGTCACGAGGAGGGCCGACGTCCTCCTCGCACCCGACGTCGACGTGATCGCGGTCTTCGAGCGCGCCCGCGACGAGGTCCGGGAGCGGACGGGCTCCGACGTGGCCTGCCTCCTCATCGACGAGGCGCAGTTCCTCGCACCGGCCCAGGTCGACGACCTCCTCCGGATCGCGCTGACGTCGGGCGTGCCGGTGCTGGCCTACGGAATCCGCACCGACTTCCGGACTCTCGCGTTCCCCGGCTCCCGACGTCTCCTCGAGGTCGCCCACTCGCTGGAGGAGCTGAAGACCATCTGCCGCTGCGGCCGCAAGGCGATGTTCAACGCGCGGACCATCGCCGGCCGCTACGTCTTCGACGGCGACCAGGTCGCGATCGACGGCGAGACGGTCACCTACGAGTCGCTCTGCGGGGCCTGCTACCTCGAGGAGTCGGGCGGGGTGCTGGCCTAG
- a CDS encoding DUF4333 domain-containing protein, with product MSDTTMTGPKPGWYPDPSGASPFRWWDGSTWTTRVAQDAQPTAQEAEPRPAAAAAAPSVPAAAPAAAPAPTAPAASATPAPASPAPAPLPSRRSLRAASPATAADPRSPGSIPVASAPVPRPAGSPPQPVRARLSAAQPTGEQPAVRLASAPQVTPQGAPPVVQPRPAAVPLPAQAAPQQPVPQQPVLLPPMRATTPLRATPPPAPAPQVAAQPRPVHPAGPQQPAFQPGNYVPLNPLATTAPGEVQPTSPPGFQTPAAWIANAPVPVPTYANPATAPFGGPSSYRGSFASDRNSPARAALTVALLCLVVRGVLNGLVQVESFRSGSGLLVLEIGVPLLLLAAVSLFPLGIAGLVRASRLAGAGRRALGRAPSIIAMVIACLVLGFTGVPFLQGVANGIQAGLAARQTSATGAAPAAAVVPQVAVAAGDGTYTYNRAQAQASIGAAYAATLKAAPKAVSCPATASIQVSVTFTCSVTLAGGEASTAQVTIVDAQGHVEVQAH from the coding sequence GTGAGCGACACGACGATGACCGGGCCGAAGCCCGGCTGGTACCCCGACCCGAGCGGCGCCTCGCCCTTCCGCTGGTGGGACGGCTCGACCTGGACCACCCGGGTCGCGCAGGATGCCCAGCCGACCGCCCAAGAAGCGGAGCCCCGCCCGGCAGCTGCCGCCGCCGCACCGTCCGTTCCCGCAGCCGCTCCCGCCGCCGCCCCCGCACCAACCGCTCCCGCCGCTTCCGCCACCCCCGCTCCGGCCTCCCCCGCACCGGCTCCCCTGCCCAGCCGTCGGAGCCTCCGCGCCGCGTCTCCCGCGACCGCGGCCGATCCTCGCTCGCCCGGTTCGATCCCCGTCGCGTCCGCCCCGGTGCCGCGCCCGGCCGGGTCGCCGCCGCAGCCCGTGCGCGCCCGCCTGTCGGCCGCGCAGCCGACCGGCGAGCAGCCCGCCGTCCGTCTGGCCTCCGCCCCTCAGGTGACCCCGCAGGGAGCTCCCCCGGTCGTCCAGCCCCGACCCGCTGCCGTGCCGCTGCCTGCGCAGGCGGCCCCTCAGCAGCCGGTGCCGCAGCAGCCCGTGCTCCTGCCCCCGATGCGCGCGACGACCCCGTTGCGCGCGACGCCTCCCCCCGCACCGGCCCCGCAGGTCGCCGCCCAGCCCCGGCCCGTCCACCCCGCGGGCCCGCAGCAGCCGGCGTTCCAGCCCGGGAACTACGTGCCGCTCAACCCGCTGGCGACGACGGCGCCCGGCGAGGTCCAGCCGACGAGCCCCCCGGGATTCCAGACGCCCGCCGCGTGGATAGCCAACGCACCCGTGCCCGTTCCGACGTACGCCAACCCGGCGACCGCACCGTTCGGCGGGCCCAGCTCCTATCGCGGATCGTTCGCGAGCGACCGCAACTCACCGGCGCGAGCAGCCCTCACCGTCGCCCTGCTCTGCCTCGTCGTCCGCGGCGTACTGAACGGCCTCGTCCAGGTCGAGTCGTTCCGGTCGGGATCGGGTCTCCTGGTGCTGGAGATCGGGGTGCCTCTGCTCCTGCTCGCCGCGGTCTCGCTCTTCCCGCTCGGCATCGCGGGGCTCGTCCGGGCGTCCAGGCTGGCCGGCGCCGGGCGCCGGGCCCTCGGCCGCGCACCCTCGATCATCGCGATGGTCATCGCCTGCCTCGTGCTGGGCTTCACCGGGGTCCCCTTCCTCCAGGGGGTCGCGAACGGAATCCAGGCCGGGCTCGCCGCCCGTCAGACCTCCGCCACCGGAGCGGCGCCTGCCGCCGCCGTCGTGCCCCAGGTCGCCGTCGCGGCGGGCGACGGGACGTACACGTACAACCGGGCGCAGGCCCAGGCCTCGATCGGCGCGGCCTACGCGGCGACGCTCAAGGCGGCCCCGAAGGCCGTCTCCTGCCCCGCCACGGCCTCCATCCAGGTCAGCGTCACCTTCACCTGCTCCGTCACTCTCGCGGGCGGAGAGGCGAGCACAGCGCAGGTGACGATCGTCGACGCGCAGGGCCACGTCGAGGTGCAGGCGCACTGA
- a CDS encoding metallophosphoesterase translates to MSRSSSRSLGGDVAFAAAAAGAAAAVGAFAWGALVERSRFTVRRETVPILPPGSRSLTVLHLSDLHMAPWQTDKQEWIRSLAVYEPDLVVDTGDNLGHVDAYDAVEYALEPFRDVAGVFVHGSNDYVGPQFKSPFRYFGGPSAPLTKPVELDNARLTSFFESLGWLDLDNTARAIEIKGNRLEFFGVNDAHRGWARLERLPGALDELRENVGWQDEEGPESVSIGLTHAPYQRVLDSFTTNGADLVFAGHTHGGQVCVPGYGALVTNCDIPRKQVSGLSMWNHARKSTYLEVSAGLGTSIYAPVRFACRPEAVVVTLTASDMG, encoded by the coding sequence GTGAGTCGATCCTCCTCGAGGTCCCTCGGCGGTGACGTCGCCTTCGCGGCCGCCGCCGCCGGAGCCGCCGCCGCGGTGGGTGCGTTCGCCTGGGGCGCGCTCGTCGAGCGCAGCCGCTTCACGGTCCGTCGCGAGACGGTCCCGATCCTGCCGCCCGGCTCCCGCTCCCTGACGGTGCTGCACCTGTCCGACCTGCACATGGCCCCCTGGCAGACCGACAAGCAGGAGTGGATCCGCTCCCTGGCCGTCTACGAGCCCGACCTCGTCGTCGACACCGGCGACAACCTCGGGCACGTCGACGCCTACGACGCCGTCGAGTACGCACTGGAGCCGTTCCGCGACGTCGCCGGCGTCTTCGTGCACGGCTCGAACGACTACGTCGGCCCGCAGTTCAAGAGCCCGTTCCGCTACTTCGGCGGACCGAGCGCCCCCCTCACGAAACCCGTCGAGCTCGACAACGCCCGGCTCACCTCGTTCTTCGAATCGCTCGGCTGGCTCGACCTCGACAACACGGCGCGCGCCATCGAGATCAAGGGCAACCGCCTCGAGTTCTTCGGCGTCAACGACGCGCACCGCGGCTGGGCCCGGCTCGAACGCCTCCCCGGAGCCCTCGACGAACTCCGCGAGAACGTCGGCTGGCAGGACGAAGAGGGTCCGGAGTCGGTCAGCATCGGCCTCACGCACGCCCCCTACCAGCGCGTGCTCGACTCCTTCACGACCAACGGCGCCGACCTCGTCTTCGCCGGCCACACCCACGGCGGCCAGGTGTGCGTCCCCGGTTACGGGGCGCTCGTGACCAACTGCGATATCCCGCGAAAGCAGGTGTCCGGTCTCAGCATGTGGAACCACGCGCGTAAGTCGACCTACCTCGAGGTGTCGGCCGGGCTCGGCACCTCCATCTACGCGCCCGTCCGGTTCGCCTGTCGGCCCGAGGCCGTCGTGGTGACATTGACCGCCTCCGACATGGGCTAG
- a CDS encoding malate:quinone oxidoreductase, whose amino-acid sequence MSATLGALLKQLQPEWSIRVYEALSDVAQESSNPWNNAGTGHSALCELNYTPQKADGSIDISSAVKVNEQFQVSRQFWSYLVDEGALPEPDRFINSTPHMSFVWGAANVEYLRKRNQALEGHPLFRGMEFSDDPKVIAGWAPALTAGRATGEPIAATHIEAGTDVDFGALTRNLFDYLTANGVELALGHRVTNLTKLSGGSWRLRMESGATAEPLEVTAKFVFVGAGGGALHLLQKSGIPEIRGFGGFPVSGEFLRTDDPEVVAKHQAKVYGKASVGAPPMSVPHLDTRVVDGSASLMFGPYAGFSPKFLKSGSYLDLFRSIRLHNLYPMIRVGLANIDLVKYLVGQLAASKRTKFEALREFMPEADPKDWYRITAGQRVQVIKKDAKKGGVLQFGTEVVTAADGSIAGLLGASPGASTAVPIMLTVLERCFPAKKDEWAPKLKAMIPTVGQQLAADEEKAAATIGATAEALHIHA is encoded by the coding sequence ATGAGTGCCACCCTCGGAGCCCTGCTCAAGCAGCTCCAGCCGGAGTGGTCGATCCGCGTGTACGAGGCGCTGAGCGACGTCGCTCAGGAGAGCAGCAACCCGTGGAACAACGCGGGCACGGGCCATTCGGCGCTCTGCGAGCTCAACTACACGCCGCAGAAGGCGGACGGCTCCATCGACATCTCGAGCGCCGTCAAGGTCAACGAGCAGTTCCAGGTCTCGCGGCAGTTCTGGTCGTACCTCGTCGACGAGGGCGCCCTCCCGGAGCCCGACCGGTTCATCAACTCGACGCCCCACATGAGTTTCGTCTGGGGCGCCGCGAACGTCGAGTACCTCCGCAAGCGCAACCAGGCCCTCGAGGGCCACCCGCTCTTCCGCGGCATGGAGTTCAGCGACGACCCGAAGGTCATCGCAGGATGGGCGCCCGCTCTCACCGCCGGTCGCGCGACGGGCGAGCCGATCGCAGCGACCCACATCGAGGCGGGCACCGACGTCGACTTCGGCGCGCTCACCCGCAACCTCTTCGACTACCTCACGGCGAACGGCGTCGAGCTCGCGCTCGGGCACCGCGTGACGAACCTGACCAAGCTCTCGGGCGGCTCCTGGCGGCTGCGGATGGAGAGCGGCGCGACGGCCGAGCCCCTCGAGGTGACGGCGAAGTTCGTCTTCGTCGGGGCCGGCGGCGGCGCGCTCCACCTCCTCCAGAAGTCGGGCATCCCGGAGATCCGGGGCTTCGGCGGATTCCCCGTCTCCGGCGAGTTCCTCCGCACCGACGACCCCGAGGTCGTCGCGAAGCACCAGGCGAAGGTCTACGGCAAGGCGTCCGTCGGTGCGCCGCCCATGTCGGTGCCGCACCTCGACACGCGCGTGGTCGACGGCTCTGCCAGCCTCATGTTCGGCCCCTACGCCGGGTTCAGCCCCAAGTTCCTGAAGAGCGGCTCCTACCTCGACCTGTTCCGGTCGATCCGCCTCCACAACCTCTACCCGATGATCCGAGTCGGTCTCGCCAACATCGACCTCGTGAAATACCTCGTCGGTCAGCTCGCCGCGTCGAAGCGCACGAAGTTCGAGGCTCTCCGCGAGTTCATGCCCGAGGCCGACCCGAAGGACTGGTACCGCATCACGGCAGGCCAGCGGGTGCAGGTCATCAAGAAGGACGCCAAGAAGGGCGGCGTCCTCCAGTTCGGCACCGAGGTCGTCACCGCCGCGGACGGCTCCATCGCGGGCCTCCTGGGTGCCTCGCCCGGAGCATCGACGGCCGTGCCCATCATGCTCACCGTGCTCGAGCGCTGCTTCCCCGCCAAGAAAGACGAGTGGGCCCCCAAGCTCAAGGCCATGATCCCGACCGTCGGCCAGCAGCTCGCGGCCGATGAGGAGAAGGCGGCGGCGACGATCGGCGCGACCGCCGAGGCGCTGCACATCCACGCCTGA
- a CDS encoding RidA family protein, with amino-acid sequence MASTIGERLAELGLALPEVATPAGAYVPAVVTGRHLYTAGQLPFVDGVLPATGKVGVGDALVSPETAHDLARQSALNALAAAESVIGSLDRVVRIVKVTGFVASDPTFTGQPGVINGASNVLGEIFGDRGVHARSAVGVAVLPLDSPVEVELVLEFE; translated from the coding sequence ATGGCCTCGACGATCGGCGAGCGGCTCGCGGAGCTGGGCCTCGCGCTCCCCGAGGTCGCGACTCCTGCGGGCGCCTATGTGCCGGCCGTCGTGACGGGGCGGCACCTCTACACGGCGGGGCAGCTGCCCTTCGTCGACGGCGTTCTGCCCGCGACCGGCAAGGTCGGGGTGGGCGACGCCCTCGTCTCGCCGGAGACCGCGCACGACCTCGCACGCCAGTCCGCGCTCAACGCCCTCGCCGCCGCCGAGAGCGTGATCGGCTCGCTCGACCGCGTGGTGCGCATCGTCAAGGTGACCGGGTTCGTCGCCTCGGATCCGACGTTCACGGGGCAGCCCGGTGTCATCAACGGGGCGTCGAACGTCCTCGGCGAGATCTTCGGCGACCGCGGCGTGCACGCCCGCAGCGCCGTCGGCGTCGCGGTGCTGCCGCTGGACTCGCCCGTCGAGGTGGAGCTCGTCCTCGAGTTCGAGTGA
- a CDS encoding transglycosylase domain-containing protein yields the protein MLGAVFGFVGFSALAGLLVTIGVTPALAVSSVTASSSIGVFESLPEFISIGQLQQRNQLYATAGGKQVAFATLYDQNRVNLKWADVSENLKKAAVDGEDRRFYEHGGVDLTSIVRAGFGTVSGGSLGAGGGGSTLTMQLVKNIKLAQAQNEPDLKKQQQEIKDATDTSISRKLQEMKLAIGLEKKYTKDEILLAYLNIAYFGDQAYGVEAAAEHYYNKSAKDLTPVEAASLIAIVQYPTTRNLASPKNYDANVARRNVILSSMKQEGDITQKYYDQAIATKPGSYVKLTRPTQGCAAVTWPGAQNFCDYVQRNVKNYAFLGANATEREKNWQTGGYKIYTSLNLDLTANAKAQIDSYAPNTETRFDLGGVVDSVQPGTGRVIVMAQNKNYVQGSGDSTQTSLNFSADEAYGNSGGFQTGSTYKAFTLLDWVKEGHGLNEYVNATPRTFPQMTQCGSTIGTQGYTPKNDEGYIRGNMSVATATALSVNVAYVAMAQELDLCNIADVAKSLGVHPAKTGATLEANPSSVLGTNYIAPLTMASAYAGIANNGVYCAPIVVDKAVDSTGKDLGGQPKDCKQAVSADVAHAAVYALKGTLTGGGTAVGARPFNGPQMFAKTGTTDAADQIWLIGSTTALTTVTWMGNIEGKQSLRTVYGPHGAYASSRAALFNSIQTINNTVFPGGDFVDPTSSTLIGNGVPVPSLVGQDAQTAQSTLANAGLTYVDGGAQASSLPAGQVSATDPAGGTTVAKGSQITVFTSDGSQASTVPDVTGKKLKDALGDISGAGFDASKVTENFVKGDDGDRCKVQSSTPSGGSSAAKDTVINLVVGGGKSGKDPGNCS from the coding sequence GTGCTCGGAGCCGTGTTCGGCTTCGTGGGTTTCAGCGCCCTCGCCGGTCTTCTCGTCACCATCGGGGTGACTCCTGCGCTCGCCGTGAGCAGCGTCACGGCGTCCAGCTCCATCGGTGTCTTCGAGAGCCTCCCCGAGTTCATCTCGATCGGGCAGCTCCAGCAGCGCAACCAGCTCTACGCGACGGCGGGGGGCAAGCAGGTCGCCTTCGCGACGCTATACGACCAGAACCGCGTCAACCTCAAGTGGGCCGACGTCTCCGAGAACCTGAAGAAGGCCGCGGTCGACGGCGAGGACCGCCGCTTCTACGAGCACGGCGGCGTCGACCTGACGTCGATCGTGCGCGCCGGGTTCGGAACCGTCTCGGGCGGCAGCCTCGGCGCGGGCGGTGGTGGCTCGACCCTGACCATGCAGCTGGTCAAGAACATCAAGCTCGCGCAGGCGCAGAACGAGCCCGACCTCAAGAAGCAGCAGCAGGAGATCAAGGACGCCACGGACACCTCGATCTCCCGGAAGCTCCAGGAGATGAAGCTCGCGATCGGGCTCGAGAAGAAGTACACCAAAGACGAGATCCTCCTCGCCTACCTCAACATCGCCTACTTCGGCGACCAGGCCTACGGCGTCGAAGCGGCCGCGGAGCACTACTACAACAAGAGCGCGAAAGACCTGACGCCGGTCGAGGCCGCGAGCCTCATCGCGATCGTCCAGTACCCGACGACCAGGAACCTCGCGTCGCCGAAGAACTACGACGCCAACGTCGCGCGGCGCAACGTGATCCTCTCCAGCATGAAGCAGGAGGGCGACATCACGCAGAAGTACTACGACCAGGCCATCGCGACGAAGCCGGGCAGCTACGTCAAGCTCACCCGACCGACGCAGGGTTGCGCCGCCGTCACGTGGCCCGGAGCCCAGAACTTCTGCGACTACGTGCAGCGCAACGTCAAGAACTACGCGTTCCTCGGGGCCAACGCCACCGAGCGCGAGAAGAACTGGCAGACCGGCGGCTACAAGATCTACACGAGCCTCAACCTCGACCTGACGGCGAACGCGAAGGCCCAGATCGACTCGTACGCCCCCAACACCGAGACCCGATTCGACCTGGGCGGTGTCGTCGACTCGGTCCAGCCGGGCACCGGGCGGGTCATCGTCATGGCGCAGAACAAGAACTACGTCCAGGGCTCGGGCGACTCCACGCAGACGTCGCTCAACTTCAGCGCCGACGAGGCCTACGGCAACTCGGGCGGCTTCCAGACGGGATCGACGTACAAGGCGTTCACGCTCCTCGACTGGGTCAAGGAGGGCCACGGCCTCAACGAGTACGTCAACGCGACCCCGCGGACCTTCCCGCAGATGACGCAGTGCGGCTCAACGATCGGCACCCAGGGCTACACGCCCAAGAACGACGAGGGCTACATCCGCGGCAACATGTCGGTGGCGACCGCGACCGCCCTGTCCGTCAACGTCGCCTACGTCGCCATGGCGCAGGAGCTCGACCTCTGCAACATCGCCGACGTGGCGAAGTCGCTCGGAGTGCACCCGGCCAAGACGGGCGCGACCCTCGAGGCGAACCCCTCCTCCGTGCTGGGGACCAACTACATCGCGCCCCTGACGATGGCGTCGGCCTACGCGGGCATCGCCAACAACGGCGTCTACTGCGCGCCCATCGTCGTCGACAAGGCGGTCGACTCCACGGGCAAGGACCTCGGCGGCCAGCCGAAGGACTGCAAGCAGGCCGTCTCCGCCGACGTCGCCCACGCCGCGGTGTACGCGCTCAAGGGCACGCTGACCGGCGGCGGCACCGCCGTCGGTGCGAGGCCCTTCAACGGTCCGCAGATGTTCGCGAAGACCGGGACGACCGACGCCGCCGACCAGATCTGGCTCATCGGCTCCACCACCGCACTCACGACGGTGACCTGGATGGGCAACATCGAGGGCAAGCAGAGCCTCCGCACGGTCTACGGCCCGCACGGGGCGTACGCCTCCTCGCGCGCCGCGCTGTTCAACTCGATCCAGACCATCAACAACACCGTCTTCCCCGGCGGCGACTTCGTGGATCCGACCTCGAGCACCCTGATCGGCAACGGGGTCCCCGTGCCCTCCCTCGTGGGGCAGGATGCCCAGACCGCCCAGTCCACGCTGGCCAACGCCGGGCTGACCTACGTCGACGGCGGCGCCCAGGCGTCCTCGCTGCCCGCCGGTCAGGTGAGCGCCACGGATCCTGCCGGCGGCACCACCGTCGCGAAGGGCTCGCAGATCACCGTCTTCACGAGCGACGGTTCGCAGGCCTCGACGGTGCCCGACGTCACCGGGAAGAAGCTCAAGGACGCCCTCGGCGACATCTCCGGCGCCGGCTTCGACGCTTCGAAGGTGACGGAGAACTTCGTGAAGGGCGACGACGGCGACCGGTGCAAGGTCCAGTCGTCGACCCCGTCGGGCGGCTCCTCGGCCGCGAAGGACACCGTGATCAACCTCGTCGTCGGCGGCGGGAAGAGCGGCAAGGACCCCGGTAACTGCTCGTGA
- a CDS encoding sensor histidine kinase, whose translation MLLGLPSHLAPQSSGRAIARACHAIAFVLLASAAAIVITAQSADPRLMLWPALVALVPMLALLLLVDRVRSTVSTVAYLVVGALAVYVFALTVLSQVTFINSSDAFTMSLPKLALVLVGGSGLASRKGPLWATFGLVAGEVAIQVATAQAGASPRVDLTTLFGYLLVVGTMGGSILARDRARRVQPNLHRAARDEQVSNLRFEIEQQASALVHDTVLSHLAAIGLARPGRLDPALLDAMQRDLASLIGQEWLSEVDADLTQVAGHWESSELFVAIEQSRRQGLDVQVTGDLSVVSRLDVGRSRALGQAVGQCLANVVKHAGTDSAEVVLFSSEGDVSVMVIDSGVGFTESETPSDRLGLRNSVRARIERAGGTVQVWSSPGSGTSVMIGLPALADAPSSGALTSEDAA comes from the coding sequence GTGCTGCTCGGGCTCCCCAGCCACCTCGCTCCTCAGAGTTCGGGCCGTGCCATCGCCCGCGCCTGCCACGCCATCGCCTTCGTGCTGTTGGCGTCCGCCGCCGCCATCGTCATCACGGCCCAGTCGGCCGACCCTCGGCTCATGCTGTGGCCCGCTCTCGTCGCCCTCGTCCCGATGCTGGCTCTGCTGCTCCTGGTCGACAGGGTCCGGTCCACCGTCTCGACGGTCGCCTACCTCGTCGTCGGCGCCCTCGCCGTCTACGTCTTCGCGCTGACCGTGCTCTCGCAGGTGACCTTCATCAACTCCTCCGACGCGTTCACGATGTCGCTGCCGAAGCTCGCCCTCGTCCTCGTGGGCGGCAGCGGACTCGCCTCGCGAAAGGGCCCCCTCTGGGCGACCTTCGGCCTGGTGGCGGGGGAGGTCGCGATCCAGGTGGCGACGGCTCAGGCGGGAGCCTCGCCGCGGGTCGACCTCACGACGCTCTTCGGATACCTCCTCGTCGTCGGGACGATGGGCGGCTCGATCCTGGCCCGGGACCGCGCCCGACGCGTCCAGCCCAATCTGCACCGCGCCGCGCGCGACGAGCAGGTCTCGAACCTCCGCTTCGAGATCGAGCAGCAGGCCTCGGCGCTCGTCCACGACACGGTGCTCAGCCACCTCGCGGCGATCGGGCTGGCCCGACCCGGCCGCCTCGATCCTGCGCTCCTCGACGCGATGCAGCGCGATCTCGCCTCGCTCATCGGGCAGGAGTGGCTGAGCGAGGTCGACGCGGACCTCACGCAGGTCGCCGGTCACTGGGAGTCCAGCGAACTCTTCGTCGCCATCGAGCAGTCGCGGCGGCAGGGTCTCGACGTGCAGGTCACGGGAGATCTGTCGGTCGTGTCACGCCTCGACGTCGGGCGCTCGCGCGCGCTCGGACAGGCCGTGGGGCAGTGTCTGGCGAACGTGGTCAAGCACGCCGGCACGGACTCCGCCGAGGTCGTCCTCTTCTCGTCGGAGGGCGACGTGTCCGTGATGGTGATCGACAGCGGCGTGGGATTCACGGAGAGCGAGACGCCGAGCGACCGGCTCGGCCTCCGCAACTCCGTCCGCGCCCGCATCGAGCGCGCCGGCGGTACCGTCCAGGTGTGGTCGTCGCCCGGCAGCGGCACCTCCGTGATGATCGGGTTGCCCGCGCTCGCGGACGCCCCCTCGTCCGGCGCCCTCACATCGGAGGATGCCGCGTGA
- a CDS encoding amidohydrolase, producing MTHENNSTRPRVTAIRGGYVVPVASAPVEGGTVLIEDGVITAVGLDVVVPEGARVIEAEGRWVLPGFVEAHGHVGIHEEANGPAGNDTNEMTDPNTAGVRAIDAIDIEDEGFRDALSGGITSIVVKPGSGNVIGGQTVAIKTWGGRTIDEQVISDAVSVKSALGENPKRVYGSKDKMPSTRLGVAYVLRQAFENARFYRAQRDHAASKGEPFKRDLQLETLARVLDGELAWDQHTHRHDDIATAIRLADEFGYRLVVNHGTEGHKLADVLAERDIPVIFGPMITSRSKVELKDRAITNLVALAEAGVLVAITTDAPVVPINFLVHQATLAVKDGLSRDVALEALTVNPSRILGLDARIGSLTPGLDADVVIWSGDPLDVASRAEHVLIAGETVYEWDDVAHRGVTSDRLARFAS from the coding sequence ATGACACACGAGAACAACAGCACCCGACCCCGCGTCACCGCCATCCGAGGAGGGTACGTCGTGCCCGTCGCCTCCGCGCCCGTCGAGGGAGGGACGGTCCTCATCGAGGACGGCGTCATCACCGCCGTCGGCCTCGACGTCGTCGTCCCCGAGGGTGCGCGCGTGATCGAGGCGGAGGGACGCTGGGTCCTGCCCGGGTTCGTCGAGGCGCACGGGCACGTGGGGATCCACGAGGAGGCCAACGGCCCGGCCGGCAACGACACGAACGAGATGACGGACCCCAACACGGCCGGTGTCCGGGCCATCGACGCCATCGACATCGAGGACGAGGGCTTCCGCGACGCCCTCTCCGGCGGCATCACGAGCATCGTCGTCAAGCCCGGCAGCGGCAACGTGATCGGCGGCCAGACCGTCGCGATCAAGACCTGGGGCGGTCGCACGATCGACGAGCAGGTCATCAGCGACGCCGTCAGCGTGAAGTCGGCCCTCGGTGAGAACCCGAAGCGCGTCTACGGGTCGAAAGACAAAATGCCCTCGACCCGACTCGGCGTCGCCTACGTGCTGCGCCAGGCCTTCGAGAACGCCCGCTTCTACCGGGCTCAGCGCGACCACGCGGCCTCGAAGGGCGAGCCGTTCAAGCGCGACCTGCAGCTGGAGACGCTGGCCCGCGTCCTCGACGGCGAGCTCGCCTGGGATCAGCACACCCACCGCCACGACGACATCGCCACGGCCATCCGGCTCGCGGACGAGTTCGGCTACCGCCTCGTCGTCAACCACGGCACGGAGGGGCACAAGCTCGCCGACGTGCTCGCCGAGCGCGACATCCCGGTCATCTTCGGCCCCATGATCACGTCGCGCTCGAAGGTCGAGCTGAAGGACCGCGCGATCACGAACCTCGTGGCGCTCGCCGAGGCGGGCGTCCTGGTGGCGATCACGACGGATGCGCCGGTCGTGCCGATCAACTTCCTCGTGCACCAGGCGACGCTCGCGGTCAAGGACGGCCTGTCGCGCGACGTCGCCCTCGAGGCGCTCACGGTGAATCCCAGCAGGATCCTCGGGCTCGACGCCCGCATCGGCTCGCTGACCCCCGGTCTCGACGCCGACGTGGTCATCTGGTCGGGCGATCCCCTCGACGTGGCGAGCCGCGCGGAGCACGTGCTCATCGCGGGCGAGACCGTCTACGAGTGGGACGACGTCGCCCACCGCGGCGTCACGTCCGACCGTCTGGCGCGCTTCGCCTCCTGA